Proteins encoded together in one Impatiens glandulifera chromosome 1, dImpGla2.1, whole genome shotgun sequence window:
- the LOC124929641 gene encoding uncharacterized protein LOC124929641 gives MGPTEQEQSANIETDAEDREEEEVPVDNDQKIAANIVRKILEEIDLRAQAAAAVYREWFGYRCDKFFKHMLPGLTDGQSFRTLKEIEEDVIRLTNAEDPNEAMDRHAIVKPRARQQKLTVHIRKLTERQRGTAHSPRLETDDGQNRGDTSPLADPVINVTDEREETPFTRPLETDQPGDSEPAITEERVKTLIQEFASSKVRPWKRKIKKAALQTIKLAETTRDDLVKADARITKIEANYRDDTILYNDHLKRTEGLEVTTSKLVDDLERFQEKTDQRLTKVDEDLGRSSNEVGSTLDRVTDLEKKNASLEERNDKLEADLKAVTEQVAELINAKINADKAVEEANAQAAKELQDALDEQNRTEKEASRSSDANFNERLRMSMARDPELAKNIAAQEAEDADRLNTEK, from the exons ATGGGACCGACTGAACAGGAACAATCGGCCAATATTGAAACCGATGCAGAAGACCGTGAGGAGGAAGAGGTTCCCGTTGACAACGACCAAAAGATAGCCGCGAACATTGTACGCAAAATCTTGGAGGAAATCGATCTGCGAGCTCAAGCGGCTGCCGCAGTATACCGGGAATGGTTCGGGTACCGATGCGACAAATTCTTCAAGCACAtgctaccgggcctaaccgatgGACAAAGTTTCAGAACGCTGAAGGAGATAGAAGAAGACGTTATAAGACTCACAAACGCCGAGGATCCCaacgaagccatggaccgacacgcaatagtGAAACCGCGTGCTCGGCAACAAAAGCTAACCGTACACATACGAAAGCTTACAGAAAG ACAGCGAGGTACAGCGCACTCTCCGCGTCTTGAAACCGATGACGGTCAGAATCGAGGTGATACGTCCCCTCTAGCGGATCCGGTCATCAATGTAACCGACGAAAGGGAAGAGACTCCTTTCACCAGGCCACTTGAAACCGATCAACCGGGGGATTCAGAACCGGCCATCACAGAAGAAAGAGTAAAGACtcttattcaagagtttgccaGCTCAAAGGTTCGACCATGGAAGAGGAAAATCAAGAAAGCCGCTCTTCAAACAATTAAGTTAGCCGAAACAACGAGGGATGATCTTGTGAAGGCAGATGCCCGGATCACAAAGATCGAAGCCAACTACCGGGACGATACTATTCTGTACAACGACCATCTTAAGCGAACCGAAGGTTTGGAAGTTACAACCTCGAAGCTGGTAGATGACTTGGAACGGTTTCAAGAGAAAACCGATCAACGGCTCACAAAGGTAGATGAGGACCTAGGGCGGTCAAGCAATGAAGTCGGCTCGACACTTGACAGGGTCACAGAtcttgaaaagaagaatgcaaGCCTTGAAGAGCGCAACgacaagcttgaagccgaccttaaggcggtcaccgaacaggtggctGAGTTGATAAATGCCAAGATTAATGCTGATAAAGCGGTTGAAGAGGCAAATGCTCAAGCGGCTAAAGAACTACAGGATGCCTTGGATGAACAGAACCGGACAGAGAAGGAAGCATCGCGATCATCTGATGCGAACTTCAACGAACGATTACGGATGTCAATGGCCAGAGATCCGGAACTCGCAAAGAACATAGCAGCTCAAGAGGCCGAGGATGCAGACCGGTTAAACACTGAAAAATGA
- the LOC124917279 gene encoding uncharacterized protein LOC124917279 yields the protein MAASANACGSGQDSANANGAATNGCSVPQDTSATGATQNALRHNPGLSAEWSTEEQSLLDELLIKYASDRNITRYAKIAMQLKEKTVRDVALRCRWMTKKENGKRRKEDHARKSKEKKEKVTDPSAKSTPHTTNRTNGAPYAQSIMPMDTDDGISFNAIGGVTGQLLEQNSQTLEQISANFSSFKMHDNINLFCQARNSILSVLNDMSDMPEIMRHMPPLPVKINEELANSILPRQALHKSS from the exons aTGGCTGCCAGCGCCAACGCGTGCGGAAGCGGGCAAGATTCAGCTAATGCGAATGGCGCCGCCACTAACGGTTGTTCGGTGCCGCAGGACACTTCCGCTACAGGAGCAACTCAGAACGCTTTGCGGCATAATCCTGGTCTCTCCGCCGAGTGGTCCACCGAGGAGCAGTCTCTCCTCGACGAATTACTTATCAA GTATGCATCAGATCGTAACATAACTAGATATGCAAAGATAGCAATGCAGTTAAAAGAGAAGACAGTTCGCGACGTGGCTCTGCGCTGCAGATGGATGACA AAGAAGGAAAATGGAAAGCGACGGAAGGAAGACCATGCACGGAAAAGCAAGGAAAAAAAG GAAAAGGTTACAGATCCTTCGGCAAAATCAACACCACACACCACAAATCGTACAAATGGTGCTCCATATGCACAGTCAATTATGCCAATGGATACAGATGATGGAATCTCGTTCAATG CCATAGGTGGTGTGACTGGGCAGCTGCTTGAACAAAATTCTCAGACCTTAGAGCAAATTTCTGCAAATTTTTCATCTTTCAAG ATGCATGACAACATCAATCTATTTTGCCAAGCTCGAAACAGCATCCTAAGCGTCTTGAACGA CATGAGTGATATGCCAGAAATAATGAGGCATATGCCCCCATTACCAGTGAAGATAAATGAAGAACTTGCCAACTCCATCCTTCCTAGACAGGCTTTGCATAAGAGCTCATAA
- the LOC124917269 gene encoding ubiquitin carboxyl-terminal hydrolase 5, which yields MVSNDVPEPAPEEEKLKIRDLYLTAEAQTKEGDIFYLITQRWWQDWLQFVYQNQANMVPEGSSSDHHESAGLTNIKRPLAIDNSDLIYEAASEDDAAGIELLDTLVEGTDYILLPEEVWNQLYAWYGGGPILARKVINCGLSQTELAVEVYPLRLHLHLTPKGDNTTIRISKKETIGELHKRACEIFSLDPTQVCIWDYYGRRKHALMNNMDKTLDDANVQMDQDILVEEVALDASSCSVQENGHADKNQGPALVEELPKSSLSLSASKGLNRNGISESSLLQNSTSPENAFGTSGVTTRGASGGLTGLLNLGNTCFMNSAIQCLVHTPEFARYFREDYHKEINWQNPLGMVGELALAFGELLRKLWAPGRTPLSPRQFKAKLARFAPQFSGYNQHDSQELLAFLLDGLHEDLNRVKHKPYIKSRDADGRLDEEVADEYWANHIARNDSIIVDVCQGQYKSTLVCPVCNKISVTFDPFMYLSLPLQSTTTRSMTVTVFTCDGFALPNVCTVSVPKQGRCRDLIQAISNSSSLKHNEKLLLAEIRGHLIHKFLEDPLISLSSIKDDDHIAAYKIPKSTKNTKYLQLVHRREEKQAGNAKGTMGWKPYGTPLVSPIPYDYVVRRSDIQAMVHTMIFPMLKPQNIDNTDIGTNVSSEVSDRSHAINSTDVTDSIKDGDDKKANPQKLLLQLVDENNTCINLSVGEDKAVKISSSSMSILVFLDWSDKLLEKYDTSHLENLPEVCKYGPITKKARNEPLSLYTCLEAFLREEPLVPEDMWYCPQCKERRQASKKLDLWRLPEVLVIHLKRFSYSRSMKHKLETFVNFPIYDFDLTNYVAHKKDTRPELYELYALTNHYGGMGSGHYTAHIKLMDEKRWYNFDDSHISPINEEDVKSMAAYVLFYKRVRTEETIGVGANGSNGRQQHQFAATS from the exons ATGGTATCCAATGACGTACCGGAGCCCGCGCCGGAGGAGGAGAAACTGAAAATTAGAGACCTTTACTTGACTGCCGAAGCTCAAACTAAAGAAggagatattttttatttaataacacaGAG ATGGTGGCAAGACTGGCTTCAGTTTGTTTACCAGAACCAGGCAAATATGGTTCCAGAAGGATCATCTTCCGATCATCATGAGTCAGCTGGTTTAACCAATATAAAGAGGCCATTGGCTATAGACAATTCTGATTTGATATATGAAGCTGCATCAGAAGATGATGCTGCTGGTATTGAGCTTCTTGATACTTTAGTTGAAGGCACCGATTATATACTTCTTCCAGAGGAAGTTTGGAATCAGTTATATGCATG GTACGGAGGTGGTCCTATATTGGCTCGAAAAGTAATCAATTGTGGTCTCTCCCAAACAGAATTGGCAGTAGAAGTATATCCTTTGCGCCTTCATCTACATTTGACGCCTAAAGGTGACAACACTACTATCAGAATTAGCAAAAAG GAAACTATTGGGGAACTTCATAAAAGAGCCTGTGAGATATTTAGTCTTGATCCAACACAA GTCTGCATATGGGACTACTATGGACGTCGGAAACATGCATTGATGAACAACATGGACAAAACGCTTGATGATGCCAATGTACAAATGGATCAAGAT ATTTTAGTGGAGGAGGTTGCTTTAGACGCTTCTTCATGTTCTGTTCAAGAAAATGGACATGCAGATAAGAACCAAGGTCCGGCTCTTGTGGAGGAGCTTCCAAAGTCAAGCCTTTCGCTCTCTGCAAGCAAGGGATTGAATAGAAATGGAATTTCAGAATCGTCACTGTTGCAAAATAGTACCTCCCCAGAAAATGCTTTTGGAACCAGTGGTGTCACTACGAGGGGAGCTTCTGGTGGTCTGACTGGATTGTTGAACCTTGGAAATACTTGTTTTATGAATAGTGCAATACAATGCCTTGTTCATACACCAGAGTTTGCTCGATATTTTAGGGAAGACTATCATAAAGAAATAAACTGGCAGAATCCTTTAGGCATGGTG GGTGAATTAGCTCTAGCATTTGGGGAATTACTGCGGAAACTATGGGCACCTGGACGAACACCTCTTTCACCTAGACAATTTAAAGCCAAGCTTGCTCGTTTTGCCCCTCAATTCAGTGGATACAATCAGCACGATTCTCAG GAACTCCTTGCATTTCTGTTGGATGGACTTCATGAAGATTTGAATCGTGTGAAACATAAACCTTATATAAAATCTAGGGATGCTGATGGGAGGCttgatgaagaagttgctgATGAGTATTGGGCAAATCACATTGCACGAAATGATTCCATCATTGTGGATGTGTGTCAG GGTCAATACAAGTCTACACTGGTTTGCCCAGTTTGTAACAAAATTTCTGTTACTTTTGATCCATTCATGTATCTATCTTTACCTCTTCAATCAACCACCACCCGGAGTATGACGGTAACAGTATTCACTTGCGATGGATTTGCTCTACCAAATGTTTGCACTGTATCTGTTCCAAAACAAGGTCGCTGCAGGGACTTGATCCAAGCCATTAGCAATTCTTCTTCCCTAAAGCATAATGAAAAGCTTTTGCTGGCCGAA ATAAGAGGCCATCTGATACACAAGTTCTTGGAAGATCCTCTCATATCATTGTCTTCAATAAAAGATGATGATCACATTGCTGCCTACAAGATTCCAAAGTCCACAAAGAACACTAAGTACCTTCAGTTAGTACATCGCCGGGAGGAGAA gcAAGCTGGTAATGCCAAGGGCACAATGGGATGGAAGCCATATGGAACTCCTCTTGTATCTCCAATCCCATATGATTATGTTGTTAGAAGAAGTGATATACAGGCAATGGTTCACACAATGATTTTCCCCATGCTCAAACCTCAGAACATTGATAATACAGATATCGGTACTAATGTATCATCAGAAGTATCAGACCGGTCTCATGCTATTAATTCGACGGATGTGACAGACTCTATAAAAGATGGCGACGATAAGAAAGCTAACCCCCAGAAGCTTCTTCTTCAGTTGGTTGATGAAAATAATACGTGCATTAACCTATCTGTAGGAGAAGATAAAGCCGTTAaaatttcctcctcttccatgTCGATCTTAGTCTTTCTTGATTGGTCAGACAAGCTTTTGGAGAAGTATGACACTAGCCACTTGGAAAATTTGCCAGAAGTGTGCAAATATGGACCGATTACCAAGAAAGCTCGTAATGAACCCCTTTCTTTGTATACATGCCTGGAAGCTTTCTTGCGTGAAGAGCCATTGGTGCCTGAAGACATGTG GTATTGCCCTCAATGCAAGGAACGTCGACAAGCAAGCAAGAAGCTTGATCTGTGGAGGCTTCCTGAAGTGCTTGTTATCCATTTGAAAAGGTTTTCATACAGCAGGTCAATGAAGCATAAGTTGGAAACTTTTGTCAATTTTCctatatatgattttgacttgACAAATTATGTTGCACACAAGAAGGACACTCGGCCTGAGCTTTACGAGCTCTATGCCTTGACCAATCACTATGGAGGTATGGGTAGCGGCCACTACACTGCTCATATCAAG CTAATGGATGAAAAGAGGTGGTACAACTTTGATGATAGCCATATATCTCCTATAAACGAAGAAGATGTAAAGTCAATGGCTGCTTATGTGCTTTTCTACAAGAGGGTGAGAACTGAAGAGACAATCGGGGTCGGGGCCAATGGCAGCAATGGGAGACAACAACATCAATTTGCAGCAACAAgctga